One window from the genome of Rhizoctonia solani chromosome 15, complete sequence encodes:
- a CDS encoding FtsJ-like methyltransferase gives MSQSLLDSPTWESAEVEPKSKWLGDALMQREDCRILCLLNEIRSMGWSSNTVDRHFREQRFNSDHVKHENTDLNWCKIMYDSLQYMDLANGRFVRTERFLDLGSNPGGYASYILRTCPYATGVGISLPIEDAGHGCAIPGPLRSRINIHELDLTLIDLAPTKPKPGTSHISGSRALALHLSPFPFRPHEFDFIVCDAHHLRLHPDNAIRAWNWNRILISQILLALRAVQPGGTIFLKLSCVERALTARILIAFTRIAGYTHTVKSKLLHRKRGSFYLLSKGIKTHTSAYRLLVDGLQNLWYIMTFGGPQGFGRDMTWDEQDLITPWDEVMKPAGVNHIARLGKPMWNIQYYALLKFLKEQGVIYDDSDCDDSA, from the exons ATGTCGCAATCCTTACTGGATTCTCCCACCTGGGAGTCGGCAGAGGTCGAGCCCAAGTCCAAATGGCTCGGCGACGCATTGATGCAGCGTGAAGACTGTAGGATTCTTTGCCTCTTGAATGAGATCCGCTCTATG GGATGGAGCTCGAATACGGTCGACCGCCACTTTCGTGAACAGAGGTTCAATTCTGACCACGTCAAACACGAGAATACGGACCTGAACTGGTGCAAGATTATGTACGATAGCCTCCAGTATATGGACCTCGCAAACGGCCGTTTTGTACGCACCGAGAGGTTTCTGGACCTTGG ATCCAATCCTGGCGGTTACGCCTCGTATATTCTACGCACATGCCCATATGCTACCGGAGTGGGTATATCCCTACCTATCGAAGACGCTGGTCATGGGTGTGCTATCCCCGGTCCGCTCCGTTCGCGGATCAACATCCACGAACTGGACCTCACTTTAATTGATCTTGCTCCTACCAAACCCAAGCCCGGTACATCGCATATTTCCGGCTCTCGAGCACTCGCTCTTCACCTATCACCTTTCCCCTTTCGTCCACATGAGTTCGATTTTATTGTTTGCGACGCTCATCACCTGCGCTTGCACCCCGACAATGCAATCCGCGCATGGAACTGGAACCGTATCTTAATTTCCCAAATCCTGCTCGCTCTGCGCGCTGTTCAGCCAGGAGGGACCATCTTCCTCAAGCTTTCGTGTGTTGAGCGAGCTTTAACCGCCCGCATCCTGATCGCCTTTACTCGCATTGCTGGTTATACCCACACCGTCAAGTCCAAGCTTCTACACCGCAAGCGGGGCTCATTCTATCTTCTATCCAAGGGGATAAAAACTCACACTTCTGCCTATCGCCTCCTTGTAGACGGCCTCCAAAATCTTTGGTACATTATGACATTTGGAGGTCCTCAAGGGTTTGGTCGCGACATGACCTGGGATGAACAGGATTTGATTACCCCCTGGGACGAAGTGATGAAACCTGCCGGAGTTAATCACATTGCTCGTCTTGGCAAGCCCATGTGGAATATTCAGTATTATGCATTGTTAAAGTTCTTAAAAGAACAAGGGGTTATTTATGATGACTCAGACTGTGATGACTCGGCGTGA
- a CDS encoding peptide methionine sulfoxide reductase, with protein MLGRLHRTIASAIPLAGLFSRNSNFAPPQFSMASSDKVEVATFASGCFWGTEHIFVKHYKDKGLLKSQVGFTGGDVENPTYRQVCNKDTGHAEAARIEFDPTQVGYAELLLRTHNGPEFFYRTHNPTTLNRQGNDIGPQYRSAIFTHSPEQERIAKEVTANVQAKHFDPEGLKIVTAILPAGEWWPAEESHQMYLFKNPSGYQCETHRLHW; from the exons ATGCTTGGTCGTTTACACCGTACCATAGCCTCTGCCATTCCGCTCGCAGGTCTTTTCAGTAGAAACTCGAACtttgctcctcctcaatTTTCAATGGCATCGTCTGATAAAG TTGAAGTAGCCACTTTTGCTTCGGGCTGCTTCTGGGGTACCGAACATATTTTTGTCAAGCATTACAAAGATAAAGGACTTTTGAAGTCGCAAGTCGGTTTTACCGGAGGAGATGTCGAGAACCCCACGTACCGCCAAGTATGCAACAAAGATACCGGACATGCCGAAGCGGCGAGAATAGAATTCGATCCGACCCAAGTAGGATATGCCGAGCTT CTGCTGAGGACCCATAACGGTCCAGAGTTTTTCTATCGCACGCACAACCCTACAACTTTGAACAGGCAGGGTAACGATATAGGGCCTC AGTACCGCTCAGCTATTTTCACCCATTCTCCGGAACAAGAGCGCATCGCAAAAGAGGTAACCGCAAATGTCCAGGCAAAACACTTTGACCCCGAAGGCTTGAAGATCGTCACTGCCATTCTTCCAGCTGGCGAATGGTGGCCCGCGGAGGAGAGCCA
- a CDS encoding heat shock protein HSP70 family protein, with translation MAARPSRSYAASVAFILFAVIAAICLVPVARANDDKNYGTVIGIDLGTTYSCVGVHRGGRVEIIANDQGNRITPSWVQFGDDERLIGDAAKAAFHTSPSQTVFDAKRLIGRKYDDPELKRDMKHWPFKIVNKGGKPMIQVKNKSELKDFTPEEISAMVLTKMKETAEAYLGKKVTHAVVTVPAYFNDAQRQATKDAGTIAGLTVLRIVNEPTAAAIAYGLDKKGGETQIIVYDLGGGTFDVSLLSIDDGVFEVLATAGDTHLGGEDFDNRVIEHFIREYKKKTGTDVTKNQRAVSKLKKEVEKAKRTLSSQMSTKLEIESFENGNDFSETLTRSKFEELNIDLFRKTMKPVEQVLKDAGVKKEDVSDIVLVGGSTRIPKVQQLIKEYFGKEPSKGINPDEAVAYGAAIQGGILSGEEGVEDVVLIDVCPLTLGIETTGGVFTKLIPRNTVVPTKKSQIFSTAADNQPTVLIQVFEGERSLTKDNNLLGKFELSGIPPAQRGVPQIEVTFEIDANGILKVGAADKGTGKSESITITNEKGRLSQEEIDRMVREAEEFASEDEAQRKRIEALNGLQNFVWGLKSQLGDQEGLGGKISDEDKKTILATVKETTDWIEENGQTATSEDLEEKLQEVQAVVNPITGKLYGSGSGSSEGSSSHDEL, from the exons ATGGCTGCTCGTCCCTCTCGCTCCTACGCCGCATCTGTGGCATTTATCTTATTCGCTGTTATCGCTGCGATATGCCTTGTCCCTGTTGCTCGTGCAAACGACGACAAAAATTACGGAACTGTCATCGGTATTGATTTGGGAACTACTTACTCTTGCGTTGGTGTACACCGTGGTGGACGCGTCGAAATCATTGCCAATGACCAGGGCAACCGTATTACTCCTTCTTGGGTCCAATTTGGTGACGATGAGCGACT TATCGGAGACGCCGCCAAGGCCGCATTCCACACTTCTCCTTCTCAAACTGTCTTTGACGCCAAACGTCTCATTGGTCGCAAGTACGACGATCCCGAGCTCAAGCGCGATATGAAGCACTGGCCTTTCAAAATCGTCAACAAGGGTGGAAAGCCAATGATCCAGGTCAAGAACAAGTCTGAGCTCAAGGATTTC ACCCCTGAAGAAATCTCTGCCATGGTCTTGACAAAGATGAAGGAGACCGCTGAGGCTTACCTCGGCAAGAAGGTCACCCATGCTGTTGTCACTGTTCCCGCCTACTTCAACGACGCCCAGCGCCAGGCTACCAAGGATGCCGGTACTATCGCCGGACTTACTGTCCTCCGTATCGTCAACGAGCCTACCGCTGCCGCCATCGCCTACGGTCTTGACAAGAAGGGGGGTGAAACTCAAATCATCGTCTATGATCTTGGAGGCGGAACTTTCGATGTTTCCCTTCTTTCTATCGACGACGGTGTCTTTGAGGTCTTGGCTACTGCTGGTGACACCCACCTTGGTGGCGAAGATTTTGATAACCGTGTCATTGAACACTTCATCCGCGAGTACAAGAAGAAGACTGGTACCGACGTCACCAAGAACCAGCGCGCTGTTTCCAAACTCAAGAAGGAAGTCGAAAAGGCCAAGCGTACTCTCTCTAGCCAAATGTCTACCAAGCTCGAGATCGAATCCTTCGAGAACGGCAACGATTTCTCTGAGACTTTGACTCGCTCCAAGTTCGAAGAGCTCAACATCGACCTCTTCCGCAAGACTATGAAGCCCGTTGAACAAGTTCTCAAGGATGCTGGCGTCAAGAAGGAGGACGTTTCTGAT ATTGTCCTCGTTGGTGGTTCGACTCGTATCCCTAAGGTCCAACAGCTCATCAAGGAGTACTTCGGAAAGGAGCCATCCAAGGGTATCAACCCTGATGAGGCCGTCGCCTACGGTGCTGCCATCCAAGGTGGTATCTTGTCCGGTGAGGAAGGCGTTGAAGACGTCGTCCTCATCGATGTCTGCCCCTTGACCCTCGGTATCGAGACCACTGGTGGTGTCTTCACCAAGCTCATCCCCCGTAATACTGTCGTCCCCACCAAGAAGTCTCAGATCTTCTCTACCGCCGCCGACAACCAGCCCACTGTCTTGATTCAGGTCTTTGAGGGTGAACGTTCGTTGACCAAGGACAACAACCTGCTCGGCAAGTTCGAGCTCTCTGGTATTCCTCCCGCCCAACGCGGTGTTCCTCAGATCGAGGTCACCTTCGAGATCGATGCCAACGGTATCCTCAAGGTCGGCGCCGCTGACAAGGGAAC TGGCAAGTCCGAATCTATCACCATTACCAATGAGAAGGGTCGCCTCTCTCAAGAGGAAATTGACCGCATGGTCCGTGAAGCCGAGGAGTTCGCGTCTGAGGACGAGGCCCAACGCAAGCGTATCGAAGCTCTCAACGGCCTCCAGAACTTTGTCTGGGGTCTCAAGTCTCAGCTCGGTGACCAGGAAGGTCTCGGTGGCAAGATCTCTGACGA